In Natronoarchaeum philippinense, a single window of DNA contains:
- a CDS encoding metallophosphoesterase family protein: protein MTTRLLHVSDTHLGNRQYGSDTRREDFADAFEQAIEYAIDQDVDAVIHTGDLFDTRDPRLPDLNRCIDILQSLDAADIPFYGIVGNHERKMDDQYLDLIRKTGAAERLDTSPTLINDEVAIYGIDAVTRPAWHAEDFTLDSPPEDVFTILCMHQLLQPPVPEIQAEHPLEDVLDRLNLDLDALALGDYHESVGTVERGTTVWYAGSTERCAVDEDASRSVSLLEIENGELTRRQKELDTRDFETITINFTEDDSYGHAEDEIDRHVVEKKVVLVTVVGESNSVTSSDVRGIVMDRGAAVCCVDDERGGPEIDTSDGPSGDVQNKDRRIEEKLAEKDLSDIAAQIDERVRTEGVAPSGFDDEVEEMVMDAQAEAFDEAAEATPTEVTDE from the coding sequence ATGACTACACGGCTCCTCCACGTCAGCGACACTCACCTCGGGAACCGCCAGTACGGGAGCGATACACGCCGAGAGGACTTCGCGGACGCATTCGAGCAGGCCATCGAATACGCCATCGACCAAGATGTCGACGCCGTCATCCACACGGGAGACCTCTTCGACACGCGGGATCCCCGATTGCCAGACCTGAACCGCTGCATCGACATCCTCCAGTCGCTCGACGCCGCCGACATCCCCTTCTACGGCATCGTCGGCAATCACGAGCGCAAGATGGACGACCAATACCTCGATCTCATCCGCAAGACCGGAGCGGCGGAGCGTCTCGACACGTCTCCAACTCTCATCAACGACGAGGTGGCCATCTACGGCATCGACGCCGTGACACGGCCGGCGTGGCACGCCGAGGACTTCACACTTGATTCGCCTCCGGAGGACGTCTTCACGATTCTCTGTATGCATCAACTCCTCCAGCCCCCGGTTCCGGAGATTCAGGCCGAACATCCCCTCGAGGACGTGCTCGACCGCTTGAATCTCGACCTCGATGCGCTTGCGCTCGGCGATTATCACGAGTCCGTCGGGACTGTCGAACGGGGAACGACAGTCTGGTACGCCGGGTCGACGGAACGGTGCGCGGTGGACGAGGATGCGTCTCGAAGCGTCAGTCTCCTCGAAATCGAGAACGGTGAGCTGACGCGTCGGCAGAAAGAACTGGACACGCGGGATTTCGAGACGATCACGATCAACTTCACCGAGGATGATAGCTACGGTCACGCGGAGGACGAGATCGATCGCCACGTTGTCGAGAAAAAGGTCGTTCTCGTCACCGTGGTCGGGGAGTCGAATTCGGTCACCTCGAGCGACGTTCGCGGGATCGTTATGGATCGCGGTGCGGCGGTCTGTTGCGTCGATGACGAGCGGGGCGGCCCCGAAATCGACACCTCGGACGGCCCGAGCGGCGACGTGCAGAACAAGGACAGGCGAATCGAGGAGAAGCTCGCAGAGAAGGATCTCAGCGACATCGCCGCCCAGATCGACGAGCGCGTGCGCACCGAGGGCGTGGCTCCATCGGGCTTCGACGACGAGGTCGAGGAGATGGTGATGGACGCACAGGCCGAGGCGTTCGATGAGGCTGCCGAAGCGACTCCAACGGAGGTGACAGACGAATGA
- a CDS encoding Kiwa anti-phage protein KwaB-like domain-containing protein, which produces MGATEEVEEPIDVGEKLEEVVDFVQGVNEDNDPYDLIVAREGEEDEDDENNHTVYEFKRAKTVGDLPERLGNFAEDKIETKQQAVADESKEAVEYAAANISNQSDYVQHVLADDVPRFEQYQDLLTTDDFEQTDYINEDGEGPEFQVILIRDGTEDRALVFQDITRREILGRDDKIRFWSTDDHYTDVDKTIVEVPNRIDAVYYDGHIFIFDQRRFEKIFDYMDEFNEVAEDTVEEIVDSDVPIHTDDVFLDAVTSYPNATRIFYAVRERALWEHEDVDMNTFDYIVDEFDLSIDIEERDGEEGIVLEDKRNVWEVIHLYNDDHLSSPITEVGYQVEGKDARTEEVGEE; this is translated from the coding sequence ATGGGCGCCACGGAGGAAGTAGAAGAGCCAATTGACGTTGGGGAGAAATTAGAGGAAGTCGTCGATTTCGTTCAGGGAGTTAACGAGGATAACGACCCGTACGACCTCATCGTGGCGAGGGAAGGCGAAGAGGATGAAGACGACGAGAACAACCACACAGTCTACGAGTTCAAACGCGCGAAGACCGTCGGCGATCTCCCCGAGAGACTGGGAAACTTCGCCGAGGACAAGATCGAGACCAAGCAGCAAGCGGTGGCCGACGAGTCGAAGGAAGCCGTCGAGTACGCCGCGGCCAACATCTCCAATCAGTCCGACTACGTGCAACACGTCCTTGCCGATGATGTCCCCCGATTCGAGCAGTACCAAGACCTGCTGACGACCGACGACTTCGAGCAGACCGACTACATCAATGAGGACGGTGAAGGCCCGGAGTTCCAAGTCATTCTCATTCGCGATGGAACGGAAGACCGAGCCCTCGTCTTCCAAGACATCACCCGGCGCGAGATTCTCGGCAGGGATGATAAAATTCGGTTCTGGTCGACGGATGACCACTACACGGACGTAGACAAGACCATCGTTGAGGTTCCGAACCGAATCGATGCCGTGTACTACGACGGCCACATCTTCATTTTCGACCAGCGGCGTTTCGAGAAGATTTTCGATTATATGGACGAGTTCAACGAGGTCGCCGAGGACACCGTTGAGGAGATCGTTGACAGCGATGTTCCCATTCACACCGATGACGTGTTCCTTGACGCGGTCACCTCCTATCCGAACGCGACCCGTATCTTCTACGCTGTGCGCGAGCGGGCGCTTTGGGAGCACGAGGATGTCGATATGAATACTTTCGACTACATCGTTGACGAGTTCGACCTCTCCATCGACATCGAGGAGCGGGATGGTGAAGAGGGAATCGTGCTGGAAGACAAGCGAAATGTCTGGGAAGTCATCCACCTCTACAACGACGACCACCTGAGTTCTCCGATAACCGAAGTCGGATATCAGGTCGAAGGGAAGGACGCCCGAACCGAAGAGGTCGGTGAAGAGTAA
- a CDS encoding XamI family restriction endonuclease, translating to MQLSSQESIEDVVQESQQFEEEIFLDAIRDFYEQEFEDHKELFDYAAERTNNFRNFGPSVIRDNPNVVKVLRYLVKPPISQMKFGQMSGINSTDSYEKDNPTTPNTNTAEQMADFVERNLDERKVPWLHENVQDEDYELEQSREWVCDIIAQSEAKTRYRNWRKDVQEEKVAETMMEAGLEKVSRSSVLESKDDIPTGSFVPETKVAVSGGDNQKADFVARKRDGGLVFIEAKAIGVKIDSYKRIKEIRNKESDWRSTYPDADVGAALSGWIPESQIDTLVNDNITIFWEHRLDTLHSYFS from the coding sequence ATGCAGCTCTCGTCTCAGGAATCCATAGAGGATGTCGTTCAGGAAAGCCAGCAATTCGAGGAAGAAATCTTCTTAGACGCAATCCGAGACTTCTACGAGCAGGAGTTCGAGGATCACAAGGAACTGTTCGACTACGCGGCCGAGCGCACCAACAACTTCCGCAACTTCGGCCCCTCCGTCATCCGAGACAACCCGAACGTGGTGAAGGTTCTGCGCTACCTCGTCAAACCACCCATCTCGCAGATGAAGTTCGGTCAAATGTCCGGCATCAACTCCACGGACTCCTACGAGAAGGACAACCCCACCACGCCGAACACGAACACCGCGGAGCAGATGGCCGACTTCGTGGAGCGCAATCTGGACGAGCGAAAGGTGCCTTGGCTGCACGAGAACGTGCAGGACGAGGACTACGAGCTGGAGCAGTCCCGGGAGTGGGTCTGCGACATAATCGCCCAGTCCGAGGCGAAGACCCGCTACCGAAACTGGCGAAAGGACGTGCAGGAAGAGAAGGTGGCCGAGACGATGATGGAAGCCGGTCTCGAAAAAGTGAGCCGGTCGTCCGTCCTCGAATCCAAGGACGACATTCCAACTGGATCGTTCGTCCCGGAGACCAAGGTAGCCGTCAGCGGGGGAGACAACCAGAAGGCCGACTTCGTGGCCCGCAAACGCGACGGCGGTCTCGTCTTCATCGAGGCAAAGGCGATAGGCGTCAAAATCGACTCCTACAAGCGGATCAAGGAGATTCGCAACAAGGAGTCCGACTGGCGAAGTACCTACCCCGACGCCGACGTGGGCGCGGCACTCTCCGGCTGGATTCCAGAGAGTCAGATCGATACTCTCGTCAACGACAACATCACCATCTTCTGGGAACACCGCCTCGACACCCTCCACAGCTACTTCTCGTAA
- a CDS encoding Eco57I restriction-modification methylase domain-containing protein, with protein sequence MSRSGTVEQVISDVAESIEDDVESVDGFDEWVEAHGLGRTDSAEEIVARQAAFHVSLVSTLHESYRNEGVELPSLDAENYRESVSEARAETRDESFEPYFLSEVADLFSKDDLSRLIETREQFLSADDPAESIGHVHESLVPRKDRHKLGQFRTPPVISDLMAKWVVRDGSDLVLDPGIGAAALSTSAYAAKKRRENESELDEMFGVDVSELSVLMGTTALRLSNGGGSPNLQTHDFIDLQPDEVDKVDAVISNPPYTRHHEFDEDVKAEMNRQMENEADRSISTLSPLYAYFYIHATQFLANDGRATFITPSEFLETKYGEDLKAFLLDNFHIRGFVLYDREADSQFDEALTTSFISFLERKTADEDDDEELTKFVRVDEWPGQDAVLDAVDDGTEGETDWGFVNTVRQSDLEPEDKWDDLLDPLDIGDDEQLVPFSEIGEVNRGIATGKNDYFCLSEDELSGSAGEYKWDIEDRWLSPLIRNARAVPNFDYREEDWERQRNEGEEVWILYHLDELEWVPQLHPDSDDGEDSQNARISDFGAASEEDEEDLPSIVEYLKYGMEELEVHDGYLASNREPWYVFDRRDPAPILYTYMSRSRGRFVRNRTDARNLTNLHCVYLDVELAEKEIDALLAYLNSPFADEIVKRHGRTYSTGMDKVEPNELEGVPVIDPRTLDSETVDRLAGLFDDLCEASRNGGEEEVLDQLTAALDDILDV encoded by the coding sequence ATGAGTAGGTCTGGCACCGTCGAGCAGGTCATCTCCGACGTGGCCGAGTCCATCGAGGATGACGTTGAATCGGTGGATGGGTTCGATGAATGGGTTGAGGCGCACGGTCTCGGGCGCACCGACTCCGCGGAGGAGATCGTCGCTCGACAGGCGGCCTTTCACGTTTCTCTTGTCTCCACGCTCCACGAGTCGTATCGGAATGAAGGAGTTGAGCTGCCGTCGCTTGACGCCGAGAATTACCGGGAAAGTGTTTCCGAGGCTCGTGCTGAGACTAGAGATGAGTCCTTCGAACCGTACTTCCTGTCCGAGGTTGCCGATCTTTTCTCCAAGGACGATCTCTCTCGCCTGATTGAGACCCGGGAACAGTTTCTCTCCGCCGACGATCCGGCTGAGTCCATCGGGCACGTTCACGAGTCGCTCGTCCCGCGAAAGGATCGGCACAAGCTCGGTCAATTCCGAACGCCGCCCGTTATCTCGGACTTGATGGCCAAGTGGGTTGTCCGGGACGGCTCTGATCTGGTTCTCGATCCGGGCATCGGTGCGGCGGCTCTCTCAACGAGCGCGTACGCGGCGAAGAAGAGACGTGAGAACGAGTCAGAGTTGGACGAGATGTTTGGCGTGGACGTGAGCGAGTTGTCCGTTCTGATGGGCACGACTGCGCTCCGACTCTCTAACGGTGGCGGGAGTCCGAACCTGCAGACACACGACTTCATCGATCTCCAGCCCGACGAGGTTGACAAGGTGGATGCGGTCATCTCGAATCCGCCGTACACGCGACATCACGAGTTCGATGAGGACGTGAAGGCCGAGATGAACCGACAGATGGAGAACGAGGCCGACCGCTCCATCTCCACCCTTTCTCCACTCTACGCCTACTTCTACATCCACGCCACCCAGTTCCTCGCCAACGACGGGAGGGCGACGTTCATCACGCCGTCCGAGTTCCTCGAGACGAAGTACGGTGAGGACTTGAAGGCGTTCCTGCTGGACAACTTCCACATCCGCGGATTCGTGCTGTACGACCGGGAGGCGGACTCGCAGTTCGACGAGGCACTCACCACCTCGTTCATCAGCTTCCTCGAGCGAAAGACTGCTGACGAGGACGACGACGAGGAGTTGACCAAGTTCGTCCGCGTGGACGAGTGGCCGGGACAGGACGCGGTTCTCGACGCTGTTGACGATGGAACGGAGGGTGAGACTGACTGGGGGTTCGTGAACACGGTTCGACAGTCCGATCTGGAGCCAGAGGACAAGTGGGACGATCTGCTTGACCCGCTCGACATCGGTGACGACGAGCAACTCGTCCCGTTCTCCGAGATTGGTGAGGTGAACCGAGGCATCGCCACCGGGAAGAACGACTACTTCTGCCTGAGCGAAGATGAACTGTCCGGCTCTGCGGGCGAGTACAAGTGGGACATCGAAGACCGGTGGCTGTCACCGCTCATCCGAAACGCACGGGCCGTTCCCAACTTCGATTACCGTGAGGAGGATTGGGAGCGGCAACGCAACGAGGGCGAGGAGGTGTGGATTCTCTACCACCTCGATGAGTTGGAGTGGGTGCCGCAACTTCACCCGGACTCAGATGATGGGGAAGACAGCCAGAACGCTCGCATCAGCGACTTCGGTGCAGCTTCCGAGGAGGACGAGGAAGACCTGCCGAGCATTGTGGAGTATCTGAAGTACGGGATGGAGGAGTTGGAGGTTCACGACGGGTATCTGGCGAGTAACCGCGAGCCGTGGTACGTCTTCGACCGCCGCGATCCCGCACCCATTCTCTACACGTATATGAGCCGCTCCCGGGGACGATTCGTGCGCAACCGCACCGACGCGCGAAATCTCACCAATCTGCACTGCGTCTACCTTGACGTGGAGTTGGCGGAGAAGGAGATCGATGCGCTTCTGGCCTACCTGAACAGTCCGTTTGCCGACGAGATCGTGAAGCGGCACGGACGGACGTACAGCACGGGGATGGACAAAGTGGAGCCGAACGAGTTGGAGGGCGTGCCGGTCATCGATCCCCGGACGCTTGACTCCGAGACCGTTGACCGGCTGGCCGGACTGTTCGATGACCTCTGTGAGGCCAGTCGAAACGGTGGTGAAGAAGAGGTTCTTGACCAGTTGACCGCCGCGCTTGACGACATCCTCGACGTGTGA
- a CDS encoding XamI family restriction endonuclease, giving the protein MTPVRFTAGVSKRVKRGIFRMSVSDKTLEELAEESREQEKERYVKKCGEFQREIFQATEEVFRELAEASNNFRDVDIDFVRENPITVRILRYLTEPILSRDKFSEYCDVGDQTLRKYEDYEDDTTPQPNTAEKIIGTFEEFRNETLLPWLEVEQMEYHEYDEETLVKKLQTAIAYNIATSEANTEYRNWRATIQHDAINDELFEAGFEKVNVDDVDEIGPGEYVLELSVEGKEADFAIRNRDSDLFLVEAKMSGTEINFHKRRKEMIDDYNDWTDGRPDSEIVAVIGGVIDTDDVERLEEVGITVFWDHELDGLSDFLEA; this is encoded by the coding sequence ATGACACCAGTGCGTTTTACAGCAGGGGTCTCGAAGCGAGTGAAAAGAGGGATATTTCGGATGAGTGTATCGGATAAGACGCTGGAAGAGCTGGCCGAGGAAAGTCGTGAGCAGGAGAAAGAGCGGTACGTGAAGAAGTGCGGCGAATTCCAGCGAGAGATTTTCCAAGCCACCGAGGAAGTGTTCAGAGAGCTGGCCGAGGCGTCCAACAATTTCAGAGACGTCGACATCGACTTCGTCCGAGAGAATCCCATCACCGTCCGCATTCTGCGCTACCTGACCGAACCGATTCTGAGCCGCGACAAGTTCAGCGAGTACTGTGATGTAGGCGATCAGACTCTCCGAAAGTATGAGGACTACGAGGACGACACGACGCCGCAGCCGAACACCGCAGAGAAGATCATCGGCACGTTCGAAGAATTTCGGAACGAGACCCTGTTGCCGTGGCTCGAAGTGGAGCAGATGGAGTACCACGAATACGACGAGGAAACTCTCGTGAAGAAGCTCCAGACGGCCATCGCCTACAATATCGCAACGTCCGAGGCGAACACGGAGTACCGAAACTGGCGGGCCACCATCCAGCACGACGCCATCAACGACGAACTCTTCGAGGCCGGCTTCGAGAAGGTGAACGTGGACGACGTGGATGAGATCGGCCCCGGGGAGTACGTGCTGGAGTTGAGCGTCGAGGGGAAGGAGGCCGATTTCGCCATCCGCAACCGGGACAGCGATCTGTTCCTCGTGGAAGCGAAGATGAGCGGCACCGAGATCAACTTCCACAAGCGCCGCAAGGAGATGATCGACGACTACAACGACTGGACGGACGGCAGGCCTGACTCAGAGATTGTCGCCGTGATTGGCGGAGTGATAGACACGGACGACGTGGAGCGGCTCGAAGAGGTTGGCATCACCGTGTTCTGGGATCACGAGTTGGACGGACTTTCGGACTTCCTCGAGGCCTGA
- a CDS encoding TATA-box-binding protein yields MPEIVNVVAAGKLGREIDIPAVAEDIDAAVAKLSSESYSHRVVYLRREEGGPMATLFRSGSYHITGADSIEETEEMKDWMVAALEDLGIEVTATFAIKNVVLTGDLEEQIDLNTLVIALGLEKTEYEPEQFPGVVYRPPDIDCVFLIFGSGKVVITGSSDVETATKGFEKVTERLKQTVG; encoded by the coding sequence ATGCCGGAGATAGTGAACGTCGTCGCGGCGGGCAAGCTCGGTCGGGAGATCGACATTCCCGCAGTTGCTGAAGACATCGATGCCGCCGTGGCCAAGCTCTCCAGCGAGAGCTACTCGCACCGCGTCGTTTACCTGCGGCGCGAGGAAGGCGGCCCGATGGCGACGCTTTTTCGCTCCGGCAGCTACCACATCACGGGCGCCGACAGCATCGAGGAAACCGAGGAAATGAAGGACTGGATGGTGGCCGCGCTCGAAGACCTCGGCATCGAGGTCACGGCAACGTTCGCCATCAAGAACGTCGTTCTCACCGGCGACTTGGAAGAGCAGATTGACCTGAACACGCTCGTTATCGCGCTTGGACTCGAGAAGACCGAGTACGAACCGGAGCAGTTCCCGGGTGTCGTCTACCGCCCGCCAGACATCGACTGCGTGTTCCTCATCTTTGGAAGTGGAAAGGTGGTTATCACCGGTTCATCGGACGTAGAGACCGCCACCAAAGGATTCGAGAAAGTGACCGAGCGGCTAAAACAGACCGTCGGTTGA
- a CDS encoding LabA-like NYN domain-containing protein, with protein MAFIDARNLMNGAHNEFGAKMDFVEAVEKVAGDDLVRTYFFDSFDPDDKPNGWYHSLRMQGFRVVDKPTRERDTGMTSKGIDIGIATKMVGQAYRDSYDVAYLFTGDSDFELAVREVQEAGKRVVVSQFDHTAASRLEAAADEFVDLEEYGEELKK; from the coding sequence ATGGCGTTCATTGACGCTCGGAATCTGATGAACGGTGCTCACAACGAGTTCGGCGCCAAGATGGATTTCGTGGAGGCTGTCGAGAAGGTGGCCGGTGACGATCTCGTCCGCACTTACTTCTTCGACAGCTTCGATCCCGACGACAAGCCGAACGGGTGGTACCACTCGCTCCGAATGCAGGGATTCCGGGTCGTTGACAAACCCACGCGCGAGCGCGACACCGGGATGACCTCGAAGGGCATTGATATCGGGATAGCGACGAAGATGGTGGGACAGGCCTATCGTGACTCATACGATGTGGCGTACCTGTTCACCGGTGACAGCGACTTCGAGTTGGCGGTGAGGGAGGTGCAGGAGGCGGGGAAGCGCGTCGTCGTCTCACAGTTCGATCACACCGCAGCGTCGCGATTGGAGGCCGCCGCGGACGAGTTCGTGGACTTGGAGGAGTACGGGGAGGAGTTGAAGAAGTGA
- a CDS encoding site-specific integrase, whose amino-acid sequence MRVKSTAGDSEYKLWLKPEEYEALCDVAEDRSHKHHAVALLGGSVGLRAQEMAAVRPEDMYADDGLYWLRVHEEAGKDTTGSGGKLRDAHIPQDAYVELLENRHKLDVEEDELLLGVTKSRVRDIVHELGDEMAARGDDVPGRSADWEKLSAHDLRRFFAQDRLVRKEMNPHTVMAIGGWSSLGAMEDYIKTPSDDVVADEIKRVGLS is encoded by the coding sequence ATGCGAGTCAAGTCCACAGCCGGAGACTCCGAATACAAGCTCTGGCTGAAGCCCGAAGAGTACGAGGCCCTATGCGACGTTGCAGAGGACAGATCACACAAGCATCACGCCGTCGCGCTGCTCGGCGGCTCAGTCGGACTTCGAGCGCAGGAGATGGCAGCCGTCCGACCCGAAGACATGTACGCCGACGACGGTCTGTACTGGCTCCGCGTCCACGAAGAGGCGGGGAAGGATACCACCGGAAGCGGTGGGAAGCTCCGCGACGCCCACATCCCACAGGACGCGTACGTGGAGTTGCTGGAGAATCGGCACAAGCTGGACGTTGAGGAAGACGAGTTGCTTCTCGGCGTCACTAAGAGCCGCGTCCGAGACATCGTTCACGAGCTTGGTGACGAGATGGCCGCCCGGGGCGATGATGTCCCGGGTCGGAGTGCGGACTGGGAGAAGCTGTCCGCTCACGACCTCCGTCGGTTCTTCGCGCAGGATCGACTCGTGCGGAAGGAGATGAACCCACACACCGTGATGGCCATCGGCGGCTGGTCGTCACTCGGAGCCATGGAGGACTACATCAAGACGCCCTCCGACGATGTGGTCGCGGACGAGATCAAGCGCGTCGGCCTGAGTTGA
- a CDS encoding outer membrane protein assembly factor BamB family protein, protein MSEDTQQRRWYRRTVLSAMAASLAGLAGCSSTGGQGNSPQTSSPGSEENSTETPSSETNATTEGSDAPSGPYQNDIGLIPSHLDGSSDKYTADYSGPGSNATELWTGNVGSYGNPQSVVIHNGQTTVSGHISGKGPRMRSFDGAGNKLWERNLNYDLYPASEETLVGAKQGRIIGLSTTDGSRQFLYNAPSEATEIPVFDGQRLYYRSQAISSSEATILAFDIREGSVVDEKTITGESTSIYTDLSGTIVGNRLITYGSPSTVLNIDDLSREATLSLGVSSLEVYKTNIAAVGDMLYLHAVSDGLFAYDLNAGELRWSNTDIYNGTAVRATLADDSSVYLVRPQGILAYSASDGSKQWEAPLTNQISTLSFSRVPVAIGDESLYVDLGNATISVMSTEDGQQKGQITNTDGGIPTVVGNRLYTLGDDLTVYGPA, encoded by the coding sequence ATGTCGGAAGACACGCAGCAACGGCGCTGGTATCGACGGACAGTTCTTTCTGCAATGGCAGCCAGCCTCGCAGGGCTCGCCGGTTGTTCATCTACAGGTGGCCAAGGCAATAGCCCGCAGACGAGTTCGCCCGGCTCCGAGGAAAATTCGACGGAAACGCCCTCGTCCGAGACTAATGCGACCACTGAAGGCTCGGATGCGCCATCGGGCCCCTATCAGAATGATATCGGGCTCATCCCCAGTCACCTTGACGGGAGTTCGGACAAGTATACTGCCGACTACAGCGGCCCCGGTTCAAACGCGACCGAGTTGTGGACGGGGAATGTTGGTTCGTATGGCAATCCGCAATCGGTGGTGATCCATAACGGTCAAACGACAGTCAGCGGTCACATCTCGGGGAAAGGGCCGCGGATGCGAAGTTTCGATGGCGCAGGAAACAAACTCTGGGAGCGCAATCTCAATTACGACCTGTATCCCGCCAGCGAAGAAACACTCGTCGGCGCCAAACAAGGTCGAATAATCGGTCTGTCCACCACAGATGGCAGCCGGCAGTTCCTATACAATGCACCTTCAGAAGCAACCGAGATACCAGTCTTTGACGGCCAAAGACTGTATTACCGAAGTCAAGCCATCTCAAGCTCTGAAGCGACAATCTTAGCTTTCGACATTCGAGAGGGTAGTGTCGTTGATGAAAAGACCATCACGGGCGAAAGCACCTCGATATATACAGATTTGTCCGGCACGATAGTCGGTAATCGACTCATCACCTATGGCTCCCCATCTACGGTATTAAACATCGATGACTTGTCGAGGGAAGCAACACTCTCTCTTGGCGTCTCCTCACTTGAGGTGTACAAGACAAACATCGCAGCAGTCGGAGATATGCTGTACCTTCACGCGGTATCAGATGGGCTATTCGCGTACGACCTGAATGCGGGAGAGTTGCGATGGAGCAATACCGATATTTACAACGGAACAGCGGTTAGAGCAACGCTTGCAGATGATTCTTCTGTCTACCTTGTTCGACCTCAAGGCATTCTCGCATACTCAGCTTCCGACGGCTCAAAACAGTGGGAAGCACCTCTGACAAATCAAATTTCGACACTTTCGTTTTCGAGGGTGCCTGTGGCGATTGGGGACGAATCGCTGTATGTCGATCTCGGTAATGCGACTATTAGTGTGATGAGCACCGAAGACGGACAACAGAAAGGTCAAATAACGAATACCGATGGCGGCATTCCAACAGTTGTCGGCAACCGTCTGTACACGTTGGGTGACGACCTTACCGTGTACGGGCCAGCCTGA
- a CDS encoding helix-turn-helix transcriptional regulator: MGNADVVELVLQRQEYLEQLATQPQRRSDLVDSVGDSRPTVHRATEELDEAGLVEKQNGTYEVTREGELILDAVRGATAATETIESGNRLIEHFPDEAPLDPVFFRDAEAVPVQPPSMEANVEKAIRRIKDADRLCGLGVADNSTKFAQTIYDQSVEKEELQLDLVLEKHVMESLVNRHIDWMVNLVESDYADIRVCESIPYGMYVADEGPSPADGIVYLLVHGEQSEYLGHFEAESQPAIRWAEAVFRDYFVAAEPLAEYVPEEAPESKSS; encoded by the coding sequence ATGGGGAATGCGGATGTCGTTGAACTCGTTCTTCAGCGGCAGGAATATCTGGAACAGCTCGCTACACAACCTCAGCGGCGCAGCGATCTCGTGGACTCAGTTGGGGACTCGCGTCCGACAGTCCATCGAGCGACCGAAGAACTTGACGAGGCAGGGTTGGTGGAAAAACAGAACGGCACATACGAGGTCACCCGAGAGGGGGAACTCATACTGGACGCAGTGAGAGGAGCAACAGCCGCCACCGAGACGATTGAATCCGGAAATCGGTTGATTGAGCACTTTCCGGACGAGGCGCCTCTTGATCCCGTGTTCTTCCGCGATGCGGAGGCAGTTCCGGTACAACCGCCGTCGATGGAAGCGAATGTGGAGAAGGCTATCAGACGGATCAAAGACGCTGACCGTCTCTGTGGACTTGGCGTTGCCGACAACAGCACGAAGTTCGCGCAGACCATCTACGACCAGAGCGTGGAAAAAGAGGAGTTGCAACTCGATCTCGTCCTCGAGAAGCACGTGATGGAGTCGCTCGTAAACCGCCATATCGACTGGATGGTGAATCTGGTCGAAAGCGACTACGCTGACATTCGCGTGTGTGAATCGATTCCGTATGGAATGTACGTCGCTGATGAGGGGCCATCTCCAGCGGACGGGATCGTGTATTTGCTCGTTCACGGGGAACAATCAGAGTATCTCGGTCATTTCGAGGCAGAATCACAGCCGGCGATCCGCTGGGCAGAAGCCGTATTTAGGGACTACTTCGTGGCTGCCGAGCCGTTGGCAGAGTACGTCCCCGAGGAAGCTCCGGAGTCAAAATCCTCTTGA
- a CDS encoding winged helix-turn-helix domain-containing protein gives MSAEQKPTPTQEEVIEVLREGRATPNHIKENTSIDSKHAVQHHLKELRLAGLVEKVNTGLYELANDK, from the coding sequence ATGAGTGCAGAACAGAAACCCACTCCGACACAGGAAGAAGTGATCGAAGTCCTTCGAGAAGGCAGAGCGACGCCGAACCACATCAAGGAGAACACCAGCATCGACAGCAAGCACGCCGTCCAGCACCATCTGAAGGAGCTGCGACTGGCTGGTCTGGTGGAGAAGGTCAACACCGGACTCTACGAGTTGGCCAACGACAAGTGA